A genomic stretch from Maniola jurtina chromosome 26, ilManJurt1.1, whole genome shotgun sequence includes:
- the LOC123878480 gene encoding zinc finger and BTB domain-containing protein 41-like isoform X1 — MENRDISPCYGRCRFCSSKGHHKDIMKEYKCDGDREVYYELFQECFNLYLCTNSASSTLICSSCVGRLKDASSFRAMVVESEKLLMNTHVDGQLFIDMGEAPLEVDVKVENVSGVKEELIDMCTDMDEDSNEFDDLLETKSESELVEGEAKLLARFTSDILKPLPTKKALENEQFFKELDLLKGRIITADSIRKLIDPTPKRMQPKIYITEKVAHVINISTILEHSNLTPFKTKRRLGFPCLYCSRLCESFDQLHDHQKTEKCRKNIKRILNKTPIETLVVYAYVSDIRCTICEQKLPNLNELKLHLNRIHKKKLYPEYGDRIIIFKLTKLNEYECFNCGCNFENFGAIERHMNVHYRNYVCDQCGAGYVTKNRLRVHLKCSHIRGTFPCDTCKKVFDTRYKYKSHVDSVHKMIKKNKCPKCPERFADYFHRNKHMVDAHGDPPLRYKCNVCDTLFKRRYALSCHMKRRHLEDKSVQCGLCEYKCYTGPELKVHMVKHNGERTYECLVCKKSYARKKTLKEHMRIHNNDKRFVCVVCGQAFVQNCSLKGHMKAHHL, encoded by the exons atgGAAAACAGAGATATTAGTCCCTGCTACGGTAGATGCAGGTTCTGTTCGTCAAAAGGCCATCATAAAGATATCATGAAGGAATACAAATGTGATGGTGATCGCGAGGTTTACTACGAGTTGTTTCAAGAATGttttaatttatac TTGTGCACAAACTCAGCCAGTAGTACTCTCATTTGCTCCTCATGTGTGGGCAGGTTGAAGGACGCGAGCAGCTTTCGTGCGATGGTGGTTGAGTCGGAGAAACTACTGATGAACACACATGTTGATGGGCAGCTGTTCATTGACA TGGGCGAAGCACCCTTGGAGGTAGATGTGAAAGTAGAAAACGTCTCGGGAGTCAAAGAGGAACTTATCGACATGTGTACAGATATGGATGAAGACAGCAACGAATTTGATG ATCTCTTGGAGACCAAATCAGAAAGTGAATTGGTAGAAGGAGAGGCTAAACTGCTTGCGCGGTTTACGTCCGACATTTTGAAACCCCTCCCAACGAAAAAGGCGCTCGAAAATGAACAGTTTTTCAAAGAACTTGATTTATTGAAAG GTAGAATAATAACAGCAGATTCGATAAGGAAACTAATCGATCCAACTCCCAAAAGGATGCAGCCAAAGATATACATAACAGAAAAAGTGGCTCATGTCATCAACATATCAACTATTCTAGAACATTCGAACCTAACACCTTTCAAGACCAAGCGAAGATTGGGATTCCCTTGCCTTTACTGCAGTAGACTCTGTGAGAGCTTTGACCAACTCCACGATCATCAAAAAACAGAAAAGTGcagaaaaaatatcaaaaggATACTAAACAAAACCCCCATAGAAACTTTAGTAGTTTACGCGTACGTATCAGATATTAGATGTACGATTTGTGAACAAAAATTACCCAACTTAAACGAACTGAAGTTACATTTGAACAGAATACACAAAAAGAAATTGTACCCGGAATACGGGGATAGAATTATTATATTCAAACTCACTAAACTTAATGAGTACGAGTGTTTCAACTGCGGGTGTAATTTCGAAAATTTTGGAGCTATTGAGAGACATATGAACGTGCATTACAGGAACTATGTATGCGACCAATGCGGTGCCGGCTATGTGACAAAGAATAGGTTGAGAGTACATTTGAAATGCTCGCATATTCGGGGTACGTTCCCATGCGATAcatgtaaaaaagtttttgacaCTCGATACAAGTACAAGTCTCACGTTGATTCTGTCCATAAAATGATTAAGAAGAACAAATGTCCGAAATGTCCTGAACGTTTTGCGGATTATTTCCATCGAAATAAACATATGGTGGACGCCCATGGGGATCCTCCTTTGAGATATAAATGCAACGTGTGTGATACTTTGTTCAAACGAAGATACGCCTTATCATGTCATATGAAACGTAGACATTTAGAAGATAAAAGCGTTCAGTGTGGTTTATGTGAATATAAATGTTATACGGGTCCAGAATTAAAAGTTCATATGGTCAAACATAACGGTGAAAGGACGTATGAATGTCTGGTTTGTAAGAAATCGTACGCTCGTAAGAAAACTTTGAAGGAACATATGCGGATACATAACAACGATAAGAGGTTTGTGTGTGTGGTGTGCGGGCAGGCTTTTGTGCAGAATTGCAGCTTGAAAGGCCATATGAAGGCGCATCATTTATAG
- the LOC123878480 gene encoding zinc finger and BTB domain-containing protein 41-like isoform X2: MLMGSCSLTVMGEAPLEVDVKVENVSGVKEELIDMCTDMDEDSNEFDDLLETKSESELVEGEAKLLARFTSDILKPLPTKKALENEQFFKELDLLKGRIITADSIRKLIDPTPKRMQPKIYITEKVAHVINISTILEHSNLTPFKTKRRLGFPCLYCSRLCESFDQLHDHQKTEKCRKNIKRILNKTPIETLVVYAYVSDIRCTICEQKLPNLNELKLHLNRIHKKKLYPEYGDRIIIFKLTKLNEYECFNCGCNFENFGAIERHMNVHYRNYVCDQCGAGYVTKNRLRVHLKCSHIRGTFPCDTCKKVFDTRYKYKSHVDSVHKMIKKNKCPKCPERFADYFHRNKHMVDAHGDPPLRYKCNVCDTLFKRRYALSCHMKRRHLEDKSVQCGLCEYKCYTGPELKVHMVKHNGERTYECLVCKKSYARKKTLKEHMRIHNNDKRFVCVVCGQAFVQNCSLKGHMKAHHL, translated from the exons ATGTTGATGGGCAGCTGTTCATTGACAGTAA TGGGCGAAGCACCCTTGGAGGTAGATGTGAAAGTAGAAAACGTCTCGGGAGTCAAAGAGGAACTTATCGACATGTGTACAGATATGGATGAAGACAGCAACGAATTTGATG ATCTCTTGGAGACCAAATCAGAAAGTGAATTGGTAGAAGGAGAGGCTAAACTGCTTGCGCGGTTTACGTCCGACATTTTGAAACCCCTCCCAACGAAAAAGGCGCTCGAAAATGAACAGTTTTTCAAAGAACTTGATTTATTGAAAG GTAGAATAATAACAGCAGATTCGATAAGGAAACTAATCGATCCAACTCCCAAAAGGATGCAGCCAAAGATATACATAACAGAAAAAGTGGCTCATGTCATCAACATATCAACTATTCTAGAACATTCGAACCTAACACCTTTCAAGACCAAGCGAAGATTGGGATTCCCTTGCCTTTACTGCAGTAGACTCTGTGAGAGCTTTGACCAACTCCACGATCATCAAAAAACAGAAAAGTGcagaaaaaatatcaaaaggATACTAAACAAAACCCCCATAGAAACTTTAGTAGTTTACGCGTACGTATCAGATATTAGATGTACGATTTGTGAACAAAAATTACCCAACTTAAACGAACTGAAGTTACATTTGAACAGAATACACAAAAAGAAATTGTACCCGGAATACGGGGATAGAATTATTATATTCAAACTCACTAAACTTAATGAGTACGAGTGTTTCAACTGCGGGTGTAATTTCGAAAATTTTGGAGCTATTGAGAGACATATGAACGTGCATTACAGGAACTATGTATGCGACCAATGCGGTGCCGGCTATGTGACAAAGAATAGGTTGAGAGTACATTTGAAATGCTCGCATATTCGGGGTACGTTCCCATGCGATAcatgtaaaaaagtttttgacaCTCGATACAAGTACAAGTCTCACGTTGATTCTGTCCATAAAATGATTAAGAAGAACAAATGTCCGAAATGTCCTGAACGTTTTGCGGATTATTTCCATCGAAATAAACATATGGTGGACGCCCATGGGGATCCTCCTTTGAGATATAAATGCAACGTGTGTGATACTTTGTTCAAACGAAGATACGCCTTATCATGTCATATGAAACGTAGACATTTAGAAGATAAAAGCGTTCAGTGTGGTTTATGTGAATATAAATGTTATACGGGTCCAGAATTAAAAGTTCATATGGTCAAACATAACGGTGAAAGGACGTATGAATGTCTGGTTTGTAAGAAATCGTACGCTCGTAAGAAAACTTTGAAGGAACATATGCGGATACATAACAACGATAAGAGGTTTGTGTGTGTGGTGTGCGGGCAGGCTTTTGTGCAGAATTGCAGCTTGAAAGGCCATATGAAGGCGCATCATTTATAG
- the LOC123878490 gene encoding zinc finger protein 431-like has translation MDNITTLFNHTNATPLRCQKDIGYGCCFCDKFCEKPAELKQHTRQTHQSDIHKIMRKKSLNHYHVKLDITGLQCNVCNTKMDDLDAMMHHLQQHKKDIHLDINNHIMPFSFEGDEFRCVMCKEEFNKFKKLTEHMNKHYRNRVCDVCGAGFINDKSFQIHSQVHKKGVFACKFCGKVFDTSVKKRSHELSVHVHCQMVRKCGYCDKKFKCRRSKEKHIASEHGVRLKEIKCKLCGKVYLTANALRVHTRRDHLKERPYECQLCGFTSYGSSCLRNHMLKHTGVRDFQCDICLKSYAKKKTLREHLRIHADDRRFKCEYCGLAFIQKCSLKGHMQSKHRDLVPSV, from the coding sequence ATGGATAACATAACGACCCTGTTCAACCACACCAACGCCACGCCCTTGCGATGCcagaaagacataggctacggGTGTTGCTTCTGCGACAAGTTTTGTGAGAAACCTGCCGAACTAAAACAACATACAAGACAAACTCATCAGTCTGATATACACAAAATCATGAGAAAGAAATCACTGAACCATTACCACGTGAAACTGGATATAACTGGCTTGCAATGCAATGTATGCAACACCAAAATGGATGATTTAGACGCCATGATGCACCATCTTCAACAACACAAGAAAGATATACATTTGGATATAAACAACCATATAATGCCATTCAGCTTTGAAGGCGATGAGTTCCGGTGTGTGATGTGTAAAGAAGAATTCAACAAATTCAAGAAACTGACTGAACACATGAATAAACACTACAGGAATCGGGTTTGCGATGTCTGCGGCGCGGGTTTCATCAACGACAAATCTTTTCAAATACACTCACAAGTGCACAAGAAAGGGGTGTTCGCTTGCAAATTCTGTGGAAAGGTCTTCGATACTTCGGTCAAGAAACGTTCCCACGAATTATCTGTCCATGTACATTGCCAGATGGTCAGGAAATGCGGGTATTGCGATAAGAAATTCAAATGTAGGAGGAGTAAAGAGAAGCATATCGCCAGTGAACATGGAGTGCGATTGAAGGAAATCAAATGCAAATTGTGTGGCAAAGTCTACTTGACCGCGAACGCTCTAAGGGTTCACACAAGGCGAGACCATTTGAAGGAACGCCCGTACGAATGCCAGCTGTGCGGTTTTACATCTTACGGGAGCAGCTGTTTGAGGAATCATATGCTAAAGCATACGGGGGTGAGGGATTTCCAGTGCGATATTTGCTTGAAGTCGTACGCTAAGAAGAAGACGTTGAGGGAACATTTGCGGATACATGCTGACGACAGGCGGTTTAAATGCGAGTACTGTGGTCTGGCGTTTATACAGAAGTGTAGTTTGAAGGGGCATATGCAGTCTAAACACAGAGATTTGGTGCCGTCGGTTTAG